The proteins below come from a single Drosophila miranda strain MSH22 chromosome Y unlocalized genomic scaffold, D.miranda_PacBio2.1 Contig_Y1_pilon, whole genome shotgun sequence genomic window:
- the LOC117190675 gene encoding PRKR-interacting protein 1 homolog yields SYKQYSNIFYSLTWQFPPSKGGRPNKPKKKRKDAGSGDSDSDGNGGPLRPFVKTATDLQRIKLEKLMKHPEKPVIIPEARRERDYNASVPTFVRNVMGSSAGAGSGEFHVYRHLRRKEYARQKNIQHQSAREAADDAFQQKIDDNRRLAEERTAKKRSKRLKKKQRAKKPREEKTNVVKPESESSGSASEDENVEQKPDTVDRKPESPDSQKETADPKSEINGPEPPETSDLFDASAPAKNET; encoded by the exons agctataaacagtactccaacatcttctattctttgacttggcaatttccaccttcaAAAGGCGGGCGGCCAAATAAGCCGAAGAAGAAAAGGAAAGATGCTGGATCCGGGGACAGCGATTCTGATGGCAATGGAGGGCCACTGCGACCATTTGTCAAAACGGCCACCGATCTGCAGAGGATAAAATTAGAAAAACTGATGAAGCATCCT GAGAAGCCAGTAATCATACCAGAGGCACGTCGCGAACGGGACTACAATGCGTCGGTACCAACATTTGTGCGAAACGTAATGGGCAGCAGTGCTGGAGCTGGATCCGGGGAGTTCCATGTTTATCGGCATTTACGTAGGAAGGAATATGCCCGCCAAAAAAATATACAGCATCAAAGCGCTCGCGAGGCTGCAGACGACGCATTCCAACAAAAAATAGATGACAACCGACGATTGGCAGAGGAGCGTACAGCCAAAAAAAGATCAAAGAGGCTCAAGAAGAAACAGCGCGCAAAAAAGCCACGAGAAGAAAAGACGAACGTAGTAAAACCGGAATCGGAGTCAAGTGGAAGTGCGTCGGAAGATGAAAATGTTGAGCAGAAGCCAGATACAGTAGATCGAAAGCCAGAGAGCCCAGATTCGCAGAAAGAGACGGCAGATCCAAAGTCAGAAATCAACGGTCCTGAACCACCAGAGACATCGGATCTCTTTGATGCTTCTGCCCCTGCGAAAAACGAGACCTGA